One Aegilops tauschii subsp. strangulata cultivar AL8/78 chromosome 2, Aet v6.0, whole genome shotgun sequence genomic window, CATTCAGCTTTTCTTGAAGTATCCGTTGAGCTTGATCTAAACTGCTGATGCTTTTCAAGTCAGCACATATGGTGAGATTGTCCGACTGTACCATTTCTTTTGTTAGACGTCCGACATCAAATTTTTCTGAGACATGTAGCCATACCATGTGACTGAAGTCACTTTTAACACGGAAGTGGCTATAGATTTTCTGCACTAATGCAGTCTTACCAACACCACAAATGCCAACAACTGATATAACATCGTATGGCTGACTGGATTGTGTTAGGTTGATCTCTCCACCAATGGGCCCAACGGCTCATTGGGCCCTTGACCcacgccctgatcgggggcgtcCAGCCCAAGCAAGGCTGGTGGGCCCCTGTCGCGCAGTGCTATAAAGAGGAGGTGGGGACCAGGGGCACGGGGTACGAGGTTCGTCACCGCCACTGTTCCCCACTCCTAACCCTATCCGATCCAGAGGGAGGCACTGGAGCGATGGGAAGCTCCACCACTGCCCACACATTCCCCACCGCCACCATCGCCCTCTCCACGATGGcctccggctcgagttcatcaaCCGCTGGAGAAGGTAGGTTTACCGGATTACTAGCCTACTCCGATCCAATGGATCTAACAATGGTATCAGGCCATCTAGGATAAGAATTTCGGTACAAAGTGCATACACAGAAAGAAAATTCCTCCCTCCACTCCCCCCCAAAGAACCCTAGCAGGGCAGAgacaaacaacaacaaaaaagcaGAAAGTTCACCGGCAAAGGGCCTTGGCCCCCGCCGGCAAAGTGCGCCGCCACTCCGGCCGCGCCAGTTCCTCTCGATCCGAACGGGCATCAGCAAGCCGAGCCGTCCGGACGAAGAACAACCCCGCAAGGGGCAAGGGGCACTGCGACCAATCCGCTCGACGGCGGCGCGCTCACCGCAAGGTGGACGCGCAGCCGGCGAGGGGGAAGGCCACGGCGCCGCTGCcattcgctctctctctctctgccacGGGGTGTTAAGgatgaaagaaaagaaaaaaacagaagggGGAAGGGAAAAAGTGGAGCCTCGCCGCGCCGGGGAGCCTCGCTAGCCAGCGGCGACTACAGAGGTCCGCGGCGAAGGGGATCGGGGAGGGCTCGACCCCGCTGCTATCTCTCTCTGCCACAAAAGTAAGAAGAGGGCAGAAAGGAGGGGTAGAGGAAGGCAGGCGCGGCGCGGTGGCTTCTTGCCGCCGTCACCAGCGACAGGAGCACGGCGCACTGGCTGGTCGGCCAGAGAGAGCGCTCGAGCGAGACGAGAGCGGCGGGTGCGGGACGACTGCCATAGGTTGCGAGCGGCAGCGGCGCTGGCGGTTTTGTTCCAGCGAAATGCACGCTGGACCGTCCGATCGTCGCGGACGGCGGCGATTAAAACCCTAGCTGGCGCGCTGGGCCGCTGGGCCGAAAGGGAGGCCAGGCTCCAGCCGGGCGCTGGCCGAGGCCGCCGCAGCCGCGCGCCGGGCCAGCtgcattttctattttttttaatTCTGTTTTGTTATTTGTCCAGTTTTCTGGGCAGATTTCAAATAGTTTTTCTATGCAAATTTTTCCAACGAAAATTTTGTTTAGACAATAGAAAAGTTTCtgaaaaaaatgaaaatagaaaattttcagaaaaagaaatGTTCATGAATCTTATAAAGAGAATAATAAAGTTTACGAAATTTTATTTAGTCAAAGAAAAGTTTCTGTAAAGAATATAAAGTCCATGAATTTTTTATTCATGTTTTCCGCTGCAAAATAAAGAAAAGTGCTCttttaaaagaaaaataaaattcttatgaATAGAATATTGTAAAGTTTCGCTGCAAAGTAATAGTTTTATCCTCAATTAAATTGGAACCAACCGGAAAAGTTAATTGGATGaacagttttttttttttgagagaaGTTTTTTCACTTGTGGGTGAAATCAGATTCAAATAGCTTCTGCTATGACAGTAGAAAGATATTTGCTTTAAAGTTAAAAtatggtattgttattttctgactaACGTTCATGATAACAATACTATAATTCTATGAGTCTTATGTTCAAAGCTTAAACTCTGATAAATTTTATGTCAAAGTGATCAATTTTCAGAGAACAGTTAAAGATGAAGAAATGCTCTTAGACTAGAGAAATGCATATTTCTTGTTTCCGCTGCAATAGAGTTGATGATGATTATTATTTCTTAGCAAAGTTGTTTAATAGAAATACTATCATCACATTGTTTATGActtatatgcattatttccaTTTCCGCCCAACGGTGATATGGAATTAATGTAGAAGAACGAGTTTTATTCTAATTCTACCACAACGATGATTTAGAGTATAAAAAGAAAGTTTTAAAAAGTTTAATGTGCATATTTTTTAACCAGACCAACGTAGGGTTATTTTTTATGCTCATTATTGTTGATTATTGGCTAAGTTTTCTCAGACTAAAAGTTTTCCATGCTTTCATTCGTGAAAGCGAATGGTTGGGTACTTGTTACCCGAAAGATGACCAAGAAAGGTCATAACGTGAGGGAGTATGTTCTCTCTAAAGAATGGCttcaaaagaaaagaattcttGGATATTAAtccaagaaaagaaaacaaatagatcATTGAGAGTCTTGGTTGACGAATGTCTTTCATGTATTCTATATGAAGAAGATTTTTCAGTCAACACGATTTGAGATGAAACAAGCAACATGCGtgtttaatttgaccaacgtCGGATTAAGCATGTGTGTCAAAGAGCGTTCGGATTTATTTCTGAATTTCATGATTGCATATGGAGTCAAAAGAGCCAATTCTGGCATTTATGTTCCTTACAGGGAATTACCCGCATAGCGGGAAAAGAGGACTATGATAAAACCCGCATGGCGGGGAAAGTCTGGGAAAATACCTGCGTAACTGGGTAAAGTTGACATAGTATTATGTCAAAAATCCTATATGTCAGGAGAAATTTTGGCTAAGACTTATCCTGTGTGGCAGGAGAAAGATATGATGACTCATGTGCGTTTAATGTGTCCCACTCTGGGAGAAAAGTATGGAGTAGCTATTATGCTTTCCTAGTATCGACCGTACACCTTATGTGCAACGGTCATTAAGCACTCAATAAATCCAAAGAGAATAAAAGTTACAGACGAACCTAAAGATAAGAATGATATGCAAGTGTGacttgcaaaactactaatgatAAAGAACTATTTTTGAGTTTCCGAAATGGAATGAGGAATAAGGAAAAAGTACTCCCATACCGTTAACAGATAACTTCATTACATATGAAGTAATCAAATAAATGAAGTAGATACTCAAAGTTTCCTCAATTCACAAGAGTTGTGAATGGTTTTTCGAAATAGTGGCAGAAAAGTTCTTGCCACATTTCGAGGGGGAGAAAGAAATATGAGATATCCATTAATGAAGAATGTGATCATCTGGGGGAGTACGACGATCATAATAATACccctaaagaaaagaaatagatgTATTCCTGGATCTTTTACAGTTCCGAAAGCAGACTAAGGAATACTAAGACGGTGCTTAAAGTGCCATAAAGAAGAAAGTTTTAATAGAATAAACCCAAATAATAAAGTTTAAAGATACGCCATTTTTAGTAAAGATGGAGTAATCTGGGGGAGCATGGTATGAAAATACCTAAGACTCGAATAGATTGTATCTGGGGTGCATGTTGTATGACTTATACAACACCTGTTGTTAGCTCCATAAAGGAGGAATGAGTAAACATGGGTCTTGTGATACAGGTCCTGTAAAACCTATTGCCTCTTGGAAGTGAAAGACTACAATTAATTTGCCTTTTGGCAATGACAGAGCAACAACAGCCCCATATGAAAGAAGTGCCAGTACCTGAGACACAGATGGTCTCAAGGAATGAGAAAATCAGATACTTCTGATTACTATAAAGTCTATGGTAGTGAAATTCAAATGGGGGTTGATCCCACCTCATTTAAAGCGCTCAATAGAGTTTTGAGAAGTGTCTGCTTATCTAAATGATAAGAGACTATGTGAGATGAAATGAAATTGGTGAATTCTGACGATGTTCGGGACTCATGGGTAATTTCCAATGGAGCCAAAACAGTAGGATGTAAAAAGTCTAGAAGGACAATGTGACTCCAAAGGAAATATGTAAAGGTGTAAAACACGACTAAAATCGAAAGGTTTTTTGCGCATTTTACACTGAATAGATTACAATGAGTGTTGGTAGCACATCATGATCTGAGTTACATCAGATGAAAGATATTATGATCTGAGTTACATCAGATGAAAGTAAAGAACACAAGGGATACTGCTTCAAGAAGTTTTTTTATGGACTAGAGCAAGTCTCTAGACAGTTGCATTTAAAGTTTAAAGAATCAGATGATATTTTGGGTTAAAGAAAATGGAAGGACAATTGTATTCATGCAAAGTTATAGAGTGGGAAATTCATTTCCCAATCCTGTGCATGTGGATGACGTCCTACTTGCTAGTGGTGATGTCAATCTACTTCAGGTGGAGAAAAGAAGTTCTTGTCCTCAAAGTTCAAAATTGCATTTCTCAGAGTGTCTCTCGTTATAAATATCGAGATTCACCAAGAAAAGAATAAGATGGGGTATTAGGAATGTCGTATGGACATGCTAACAAAGGTCTCTAAAGTATGCATGCGAGAAAACCTACGCCTGTTCTTATAGTCAAGGGTAATGGAACTGGAAACTATGGTGTTCCAAAAGTTGATGAGAAAAGATTGAAAACGGATATGGTACCATAAGCTTCAGCTGTTGGAAGCTCAATATATTACCCTGACACAATTCACGTATCCGGGTAGTTTTGGCAATGTCCAGTCCAGATATAGATCACTGGAATGGAGTCAAAGATATCGGCCTCATGCTGAAAGAAATAAGTGCTCTCAAAAGATTGTGAGTACAAAGACAGGACTTGTGAAATGTATAGCGAAATCCACAATTGTCGCTGACTTTCACACTTGGAGTTTTTGTGTGGAAAAACTCTAAAGAATGAATCAATTATCATTAATATGATGTAAAGATAATGTACAACATGATATGAGGCTGAGGGACAGGCAAAAAGGTTAAAGAAACAAGTACCCGGAATTGATAATGGTTGACAACAGCGATAACCATTTTAAGTTTTTCGCTCCTATGACAACGAGTCAAGTGTTGATGCCAAACACACTGACACAGAGTTATGCGTTGTAAAGGAGAAAGTCCGGAATCATGTAGAAATGCTTGAAGCATAAAAGCAACAGACAAGTGTTTGCAGATCTGCTTATTAAAGGCTTGCCGCCCAGTGTGTTCGGAGAACACTCAGTCGACATGGGTTTTTTGGTATAGTCTAAGATTTCCGGACAATAAAGGGGCCCAAGGTTAAATAATCTGTTTCAAAACAGAGGAGTGTGTTGTAGGTATTGATTCTATCGGGAATGAACCGTGATGATGAGACATGCTGTACATGCAAATCTGTGATGGAACGAGTACTTTGAAAAGAGTTATTTCAAAGTATAAAGTTAAAAGTATAATGAtgagatcaagggggagaatgttaggttgatctctccACCAATGGGCCCAACGGCTCATTGGGCCCTTGACCcacgccctgatcgggggcgtcCAGCCCAAGCAAGGCTGGTGGGCCCCTGTCGCGCAGTGCTATAAAGAGGAGGTGGGGACCAGGGGCACGGGGTACGAGGTTCGTCACCGCCACTGTTCCCCACTCCTAACCCTATCCGATCCAGAGGGAGGCACTGGAGCGATGGGAAGCTCCACCACTGCCCACACATTCCCCATCGCCACCATCGCCCTCTCCACGATGGcctccggctcgagttcatcaaCCGCTGGAGAAGGTAGGTTTACCGGATTACTAGCCTACTCCGATCCAATGGATCTAACAGATTGTTCATTTATCTGTGTAAGTAATTGCCTTAGATGTTTCTCTTCATTGACTCGACCAAAAAACTTTGAGGGGCCTTGCATGGATGTTGTTGTACGCAACTGAATGGGTTGGTCTGATCTCTTGTCCTCTAGCTCCACTAACTTCAGGAACATGGGCATCTCACTTTCAATCTCAACTAATCTATCCACTGCAGAAATTAACTCGCTGATATGTTCATCGGAGAAACGGAAGCGCTTGCGTACACAAACCAGCTTTTTTACTGCTGAGCCGCTGCTAGTGATGGTAGAAGCAGTGGTGGTGACGGTTGTGGATGTAGAGGAAGAACCAGCTGCGGGTGAAGCAACAGAACTAACCTTGTCCTTGTCTTCATCTTGTGCTTGGAGAACTAGATGgtgaaatgaatcaagaacatCCTCAGCCTCAAAAGCAGCATCTTTGATTCTCTGTAGCCAGCTTCCCATGGTTGTGTTCCTAGCTTGCACTCTCTCAGCTATGCTCACTGTTATTTGGATTGATGATAGTTTCTTTTTCACGATTCTTAGTTTCTCCGTTGTATCTTGCCGTTGCCACTGATCTTCAGCATAGGAGCACACCTTCTCAACTAACTTGCCGATGAAGGGTGAGGCTACCCATCCTGCTAATTCTAGAGCAACCATTATAGCTAATATGCTGTAACTCAAAGGAGTTGTCAAATGCTGGTTTCAAGTAGCCACATACAGAATCTGGAGTATAAAGCTAATGCTGCCCTTAGAAACATCCCCGAGTTGCATCGTCTTGTTTTGTTTACGCCCATATTCTAGTGAAGGTTAGTAAACGTTGTTTACAACTTTGTTTTTGACATTATACTTTGTCAGTGTGTGTACCATAATTTACCTGAAGGTGTTTCTAAGTAACAGACTGATAGTCTTTTTGTTTGTTGGACAACACTAAGACTGAAACTGGAACCTTTTGTACTTCCCTTCAGAAAGAATCGTGGGTCTCATTTCAGCACCTTGAAGCAGGCAAAAGTATATAGCGTCTGTTTTGGTAGTAATACTCTTCCTGGTTCAGTCCCTTGTTAGTTAGCAAAACTTGATCCGTTTGGGTGTCCGTGCTATATCATGATTTGTAACCCTCTAATTGTACATTTACAAACAATGCATTAGTACCATTGTTCTTGTTCCCATATGACGCAGCTATGTGTAATTTATGCGGCATCTGGCCCGTGCACATAGTTAAGTTATTAATTCTTGGAGGGCTTAAACTTCTACACCGCTTCATTTTTTCATGTATTAGATCTTAGCAGCAACAAAATTTGGACAGAGTGCTCGGGCTCAAGTTGTGGTCCAATACGGATAGTTTATCTTAATCTCAGTTCAGAAAATTGCGCGGAACTTACCCGAGGCTGGAAAAAAATAATGAGCAGGACCAATAACGTCCAAGGCTAGCTTTACCATCATATAGTTCACTGCTTAAATTATTGTTAGCACAAGCAGAAGCCAAATAGTGGCGGGCTTGTTTCTTGTTGTTGTAGCTGTCATTTCCTCTCCTTGTCCATTCCTACATTGCCTGGAGCTTGTGCTCCATCGGAAACACCCCGTCCACGTCAGCTTAGCATTGCAAAAGGCTATAATACTTCATGTTTTCTTGTAATCAGCACGCCTTGGTAATAACCAAACTTTTTAAGCATTATTGTAATGTGCTTTCAGATAAGTGACAAAAATAACCACATTGTAGATTCTGTGAGCCTCCTTTGTCTGGAGAGCAACAGAAATACATGGCCGGTCGATGAATTTCAGGTTCCATTTTGGCAGTTATGTGGTATGCACAGTTTCCTCCTTTCCCCTGGCGCTCAACCCTGGGAAGACAAATACATGGGAAATATTTATTGTTCTTTTCTTATAGTCATGCTGCTTTAACTGAATAATCTATATTCTATGGACTGTTGGCTATTGCAGTTATTGATACTCATGTTTGTTTGCCCTCACAGTATCAGGCCTCGGGGCTCAGATTTCCTAGCGCTCACCTTaagcttttttttttttttttttttgagaatcagCGCTCACCATAAGCGAGGGCAAAGGAATCCCCGCATGAAGGTCAGACAAGTTGGGCTTGCCCAATAAGCGAGAATTTTTCCTTCTCTTtcttgttttcttttcctttttctgttttcctttttctttattttcttttttgctttctccttttcttttcctttcctTTTCTATATTTATTCTACTTTTTATTTTgatttttcatatttttttgccatttcccaatttattttattttaaaatttATACTGCCTGATATTTATAGTTTATTGTTtttattttcatattttatttttattataaacaatgaacattttttaagtagatgaacatttttttagtcACAAACATTTATTATCATACATATGGACATGTTGCACAGTGATACATAAATAAGCCCTTTTGAGATTTGTGAACCTTTTTTCTATAGTCATGAGCAATTCTTTTGGAATACATGAATATTTTCAAATAGGAATAAAAATGGTACATATAACACAAAAAGCTTTTGTGTGATTTTATGGAATAGGAGTATTTTTCATTAGTAGCGTGGAGATCAACAGTATGAACAAAATTTGATATCAGACGGAATGTTTTTTTCTTGAGTCAGCCTTGATTTGTTTTTTTCGTAATGGGCCTAAATTCTTTTGGGCTTGTTGTCTTATCCGTACAGTCGGTGATATGAAGCCTCTTCCTGCAAAAAGGAAAAAGGGAAATTTGTATGAGGCTCACATATCGACATCTGTAGTTGATATGAACCCCCCAAAAAATCTTTAGTTGTTATGAGGCCTCTTCCCgcaataaaaaaaggaaaagagaaaATTGATATGAGGCCTCTCAGTTATTATTTCAAAGGAAATGGCAGATAGGCTGAGGGGACCTTATCTTACAACAATGTACATATGGATGAGTTCAGAAGAAAAACATATGGATGAAGGACTAAACAAAGGTGGTAAAGTAAGAAAGCGCCGAATGGCTGTGCTGGAGACGAAAACATAGTTGTATAATTGTTCTGTGTAGGGGTGTGTTTGCAGGATGGCTGGAGTCACTGTTGTTTTAGTACTGATTCTTACCGATGATTTTCCGTCTCACGAACCACAGGTTACAAATAATGTGGAATGTGTTTGACATTTTAGGCTGTTTCGACGATGATTGCCTGCCGAACCACCGGTTACAAATGGTTTGCGCTATTGTTTGTCATTTTAGTCTGTCTTGACGGTTGTGTTGGTGATACCGGTGTTAATTTCACATTGATCGGCGGTTCTCCAATTTTCATTTTCGATGCTATGCTGGTCGATTTGTTGGAACTTTTTTTCTTAATATATTGTTTTGATCTTTCTGTGTCGCGGTGGCGGTGAAGAATCTGTTGATTATAGCAGTCGATTCTACCTTGGAAGCACTTGTCTAGAGCTGGCTAAATTCCTAGCTTTGTAGACAAGTGCTTCTAAGATTTGCGGGTGTTCCTTATTTCGGGACTACTATTTGTTCCAATTTTCCTCCTTCGATCTGAGCATGCGGGTCCAAGCTTTGGTTGTCTTTCTAGCAGCTCtttgcttcttcttttttttagTGTAACTTGCTTTAATTATTTAACCCATGTCCGGGATTTCATCTGCTACAATCTGTAAAATACAGTCAGGAGGCGAAACAGAGCTAATCCCCTCCCTAGCTAGCCTATGAGCGGCAGCATTAGCTGACCTCCTAACCCAAGAAACCCTGGACACCGGTCGGCCGCGAGGAAGCGCTTTGATTTCCTCGATGTACGGTCCCACTGCTGAGAGATTCTTGTGCTCCCCATTGATCGTCGCCACAATTCCTCTGCTATCCAGCTCCAGATGCACCTTCTGAATATCCATGTCAGCTACCATTTGCGCTGCTTGACGGCACGCGAGAACTTCTGAAACTTCAGGGTCGGACGTGCTCGGGAAGAACCAACTAGCTCCTCCACTGTATGCATATGCACCATCATGGTCCCGaaggactcctcctcctccccctctatCTTGTGCCTTCGACATCACACAATCCATACTAACTTTTATCCATCCCAGCTCCGGGGGATTTCGTGGCTCAGTTTGTCTCTGGGAATGGATTCTAGCTTGTTTATCATGAACCTCTAGCCACTCTTGCATGTGATGATGAACCTTCTCTGCTACAGCACGAGCATCAGCTATCCTCTTCCCATCTCTCGCTTCGTTCCTTGCTAGCCATAGGCCGTAAAGCCCCAGGATCATTGTTTGTCGCTCCGCTTCGCCTGCATCAGCAAACCAGGCCTGCAGCCAACTCGTAATAGGACGAAGAGACGTCGTCGAGGAAGGAAAATTATTACATCTGTTGGATGAAGAATTAGTGGTGCGTGAGGACGGGACCGGAGCAGGCAAGCCCGGTCCCGAACTTCCACTATATACTTAGATAAGTTGCCATAGTCGGTTCATTGCAAACTGTATGGGACGATATACTTAGATACGTACATAGATAAACTGTCTCTATATTTAAGTAGATCTGGTTCAGTTTACAGAGATTGCCGGTCATCATAGGCCGTTCATGGTATAAAGACGTCACATTTAGCACAACCATACCTGGTGGCGATTATCAGAGTGGTTCACCGAAACATAATAGTCTAAGATGGACTTTTCTGTTTTAATATTGTTTGCATCAGAGGTGGGCTAAAATCATTTTCCTTGCTACCTCTTTATAGCCTTAGTTTGTCTATTTGTAGAACGACAAGAATAGCATGGAACATATACATACCATGGACCACAGGCATGAATTATTCTGCAGTGTTGTACAATATACTACCTTGTACTACAatattaccgaaaaaggctttcgccccgctttatatataaagcaccaACCACACATTACAGCCATCACCACAACAAAGAACGAAAAgaagagaaaacaaaaacaaCAAGCAACGGCCTCCGATCATGCCATCGACGCAACCGTGACAAGGGAGCAATTCGCCACCGGAGGGAGGCCACGCTCCATCAACTCCCAAGGGCCAACTCTGTTGTCCTACCTTTCGCCGCTGCCTCCGAAGAGGGCACCCCTGCCCTCTCGTCCTGGATCGAAGGACGCCGACCCGCCAGGAGGCAGAATAGCTCACCCCTGAGCACGGATGGACTGGCCAACAAGTTGCCGGGGAGAGGACGAGCCCTGGCCACCTCACCTCTCACAGGAACCCATACATCACGCACGTCACCGGCCAAGACCAAGAAGCCCACCGCCATTGCCAAGCAGGAACACGACAGAAACAGGCAAACCACCACCGCGCCGATCCCCTGACCATCCTGGACTCCCAAGGCAGCGTCTTCAAGAAGAAAACGACGCCGATGCGCCGTCGCCGCCCAATCAACAGATTTTAGGCTTTCGCCCGGGACCATGGGGTGGAGGCGAGGAGAGGGTCTCGATGTCGCCCACCAGAGGGAGAACGGCGCCGCCAGCATCGCCAACATCGTGACCAGCACCGTCGGTCAAGGGTTTCCCCCGACCCAGAGCTCGCATCGCCATTGCTCCGCCAACCAGCCGAGCAGGACGTCCGGAGGAAGCCCGCAGACCGGCCAGCAGAGGAGGAAAAGCGTGGTGAAGCCGCCAACTTCAGATCGAATCCAAGCCCGCCGCCGACTCGCCGCCCAGCACGGCCAAGACGGCGCACCGAGTGCCGGCGCCAAACCCGTTGAGAAGGGGAGACGCCCTCTCCAGCAGTGGCCGCCGCCACCCGCAACGCCCGCAGCCCCCAGGGGGCCAGATCGGACGCGCCAGACCaaacccccgccgccgccgccgccgccgcggggccgCACCGCCGCCTCCCAGCACCAAAGCCGCCAGATCCGCACATCTCCGCCGCCGGAGGCCCCGCCGGACCCAGCTCCCCCACGAGCGGCGGCCCGCGTCGCTGAGATCCCGACCAGGAGAGGAAGGAAAGAGCCCCGCCGCTGCCAGCGCCGCACGGGCTTCGCCCGGCGGATGCCCTCCGgcagcggcgaggaggaggagtgaGCGAGAGGGGAGCCTTGCGCCGGCGACGGAGGGGAACCTCCGGTGACGCGCTCGCCGGGCGCGTCGCGGGAGCGGAGGGGAGGGGGAAAGGAGGAGTAGGTCGTCACAAGCGCCCTCCGCTTGTACAATATTAGTAGTAGTACATCAGCAAATAGCTTGACACTCCAACACACCATCCAGGTCTTACAAGCAGTTACACTACACACGCATATAATGAAGAACTACATCTTTAATGTAGAAATCGCCAACTTGATAATTAGTTCATCCACGGATATCGAGTTGGTGCCCATGGTCCTTTCTCTTAGGTTCATCATTATGGCCTGTTATAAGTTGGTGGTTTCTGATTAATACCACGAAAATCTCCCACGGAGACATCACGGTGGGACTCTATGGTAGTGGTAGTTTCAACATTTGCTATTTCAGCATTATTGCTCACACCTCCTGCATTGGTCGTACCAGAAACACGCCCACCAAGGGATGAAGTCATCCCGCTAAAGGATGCTTTGTGCTCTGGATTTGTCACTTCGCGAGAGAATACAACTTGGCTCTGGTGTGCACTGCCCTCCAAGACATTGTAGGAGAACATAATTGCAAGGACAAGTAGTAGGCCAACAGTGTTTCTCTTCGCCATTTTCCCTCTGGAAGAGTTAAAAAAAATTGTTATCTAATATGTGCATGTAATTAAGCGAGAAATCAAGGGAAATAATTTCATGAATATGAGCCATACTAGCTCTATGCTACAAGAATATTGAAAATAGGAAGTCAAACAAAGAAGGGTTGAAGATCATGAGCATTTGTCGACGTTCAAGATGAGATTATATGTATCTATAGAGGCGTAAGCGACTACAACAAAGAGTTTACTAAGAGTGTACAGGAATGAATTGCTTAGTTGTTGGTTAACCATGCATTAATTTGGAGATTGCATAACAATAATAAAGTGGCTTTCAAAATTATCTCTTGAATGATTTTTTTCCCCATTCTGGAACCTAGCTAATTGAGTAAAGATCCTATATGATCTAACAAG contains:
- the LOC141040639 gene encoding uncharacterized protein, which gives rise to MVALELAGWVASPFIGKLVEKVCSYAEDQWQRQDTTEKLRIVKKKLSSIQITVSIAERVQARNTTMGSWLQRIKDAAFEAEDVLDSFHHLVLQAQDEDKDKVSSVASPAAGSSSTSTTVTTTASTITSSGSAVKKLVCVRKRFRFSDEHISELISAVDRLVEIESEMPMFLKLVELEDKRSDQPIQLRTTTSMQGPSKFFGRVNEEKHLRQLLTQINEQSVRSIGSE